The following proteins come from a genomic window of Triticum aestivum cultivar Chinese Spring chromosome 6A, IWGSC CS RefSeq v2.1, whole genome shotgun sequence:
- the LOC123127609 gene encoding glucose-6-phosphate 1-dehydrogenase, cytoplasmic isoform encodes MSGGSDVSSPSSGRISTSSLSDLKDLDLSSESGCLSIVVLGASGDLAKKKTFPALFNLFQQGFIQSGEVHIFGYARSDMSDDGLRERIRGYLKGASDEHLSQFLQLIKYVSGSYDSGEGFEVLNKTISENETSENNQPGNSRRLFYLALPPSVYPSVCKMIRSYCMTPSSHTGWTRVIVEKPFGKDLDSAEELSAQLGELFDEEQLYRIDHYLGKELVQNLLVLRFANRFFLPLWNRDNIDNVQIVFREDFGTDGRGGYFDQYGIIRDIIQNHLLQVFCLVAMEKPVSLSPEHIRDEKVKVLQSVSCINHDEVVLGQYDGYKDDPTVPNESNTPTFASVVLRVHNERWDGVPFVLKAGKALSSKKAEIRVQFKDAPGDIFRCKKQGRNEFVIRLQPSEAMYMKLTVKKPGLEMATEQSELDLSYGLRYQDVKVPEAYERLILDTIRGDQQHFVRRDELKAAWEIFTPLLHDIDAGRLKALPYQPGTRGPPEADELSKRMGYVPTLGYVWAPPTLAKF; translated from the exons ATGTCAGGAGGATCGGATGTATCTTCACCATCATCAGGACGAATTAGCACGAGTTCTTTGTCAGACTTGAAGGACTTGGATCTTTCTTCAGAGTCTGGCTGCTTGTCCATTGTTGTACTAGGTGCTTCTGGGGACCTTGCTAAAAAGAAAACTTTTCCAGCACTCTTCAACCTTTTTCAACAG GGATTTATACAATCTGGAGAAGTCCATATATTTGGGTATGCAAGATCAGATATGTCTGACGACGGGTTAAGAGAACGCATTCGTGG ATATCTCAAAGGAGCTTCAGATGAACATCTTTCACAATTTTTGCAATTA ATTAAGTATGTTAGTGGTTCATATGATAGTGGGGAAGGATTTGAAGTGCTAAACAAGACAATCTCTGAGAATGAAACATCAGAGAACAACCAACCAGGAAACTCCCGAAGACTATTTTATTTGGCATTACCTCCTTCAGTGTACCCCTCAGTATGCAAAATGATAAGATCATATTGCATGACTCCAT CCTCTCATACTGGTTGGACAAGGGTTATTGTTGAAAAGCCCTTCGGAAAGGATTTAGACTCTGCTGAGGAATTGAGTGCCCAACTTGGAGAGCTTTTCGATGAAGAACAACTATATAGAATTGACCACTATTTAGGAAAGGAGTTGGTCCAAAACTTG CTCGTGCTTCGCTTTGCAAACCGCTTTTTTCTGCCCCTCTGGAATCGTGATAACATAGATAACGTACAG ATTGTATTCCGGGAGGACTTCGGAACTGATGGACGTGGAGGATATTTTGATCAATATGG TATCATTCGGGATATCATTCAGAACCATTTGCTGCAG GTCTTTTGTTTGGTAGCCATGGAAAAGCCTGTCTCTCTTAGTCCTGAGCACATAAGAGATGAGAAAGTCAAG GTTCTGCAATCAGTGAGCTGTATAAACCATGACGAGGTAGTCCTTGGGCAATATGATGGCTACAAGGATGATCCGACAGTGCCAAATGAATCCAACACGCCTACTTTTGCGTCCGTTGTACTGAGGGTACACAATGAGAGATGGGATG GAGTTCCTTTCGTCCTTAAGGCTGGTAAAGCACTAAGCTCTAAGAAAGCAGAGATACGTGTGCAGTTCAAGGATGCTCCGGGCGATATTTTTAGAT GCAAGAAACAAGGAAGAAATGAATTTGTCATACGCCTGCAGCCATCGGAAGCCATGTATATGAAATTAACT GTAAAGAAACCAGGGCTCGAAATGGCAACAGAACAGAGCGAACTGGATTTATCCTACGGGCTACGGTACCAAGATGTAAAAGTCCCAGAAGCGTACGAGCGTCTTATCTTGGACAC GATAAGAGGTGACCAGCAGCACTTTGTTCGCCGAGATGAGCTCAAG GCTGCCTGGGAGATCTTCACTCCTTTGTTGCACGACATCGATGCTGGCAGGCTCAAGGCTCTGCCATACCAACCGGGAACCCGGGGTCCTCCGGAGGCCGATGAGTTGAGCAAGAGGATGGGGTACGTGCCGACTCTTGGCTATGTTTGGGCACCACCAACCCTTGCAAAGTTTTAG